TCGGTCGGATTTACCAATGCAGTTGCTACCAAGTCGTAGGCCGGAGAAAATACCGGACCCAATCCAGATTGATGAATCAGGGAAAAGTTTTTCAGGTGCATGTCCGCATTACCTGTGAGAAAGGAAAACAAAACCAATTCAAAAAAATTAATTACATCTAAACCAGGCGTTGCAGAATATTTTAGGATGGTCCTGGCCACTTGTTCATAAGACCCTCGGTACTTGTCTTCAGTGAGTCGTTCGGAAAGCTGACACATATCTTCCATGTGGAGTTTCTCTTTCTTTACCCTGTCTATGCGTTTTGTGATATAGGCGAGATTACCAGATGCCAATCGGATAAGGCTGTGCGGCACTACTTTGATTTTAGCAATGCTTGCCAAATGAATGGTCAGGTCTTCTACTTCGGGTAATTGGTGGTAATGAGGAGATGGTGGTTTTAAAATATAGCCTCCCCGCATGCCCACTATGGTAAACCTCCTGGCTAGGTTTGGTTGTTCTGCTGAAGCCAGATGAAGGGATAATTTTGCTTGCACTCCGGTAACAGCGGTTTGAGACTGGATAACTTGAGCTGCCAATTCATTGATATTATTTTCTGAAAAAGGGAGAACCGGAGGAAGCTGTATTCCAAATATCTTTTTGCTACAAGTGGAATGAAAATCAATTTCGTTTCCATTAAGGGATTTATAACAGTATAGACATTGTTTGTTCATACTTCATTTTCTTCTAATGGATGAACAGCTACTGCACCAATGCAATCTTTACAACAGGCCAGCAACAAGCCCATCCTATCTCTGGAATTGAGTTTCCAATTCTTTTCGGCAATGTCCAACAACAATCCTTCAGGAATTAATCCGTCAAAAAACGAAAACAACACTTTACTTGTAAATTCCTTCTCCTGAAGAGGTAAAGTGAGGCTAATTGGCATAGGATCCTTTGTCCGAAGGTAGGCAGCTGCATATTGAAAATGATATCCATTTTCATCTTCTTTCAACCAACCTGCTAAATCATTGTGCATTTTTATTTCAGCCCTTCTCATATTATGATGACTGGATGTTTGTGGTGGGTTGTTCGGATTTAATCGGTCCCATTTTGTACCCGAAAAGCTTAAGTACCTGATTCACTTTATCAAGCCTTAAGGTTTCTTTTCCTTGTTCTAATTCTCTAACAAATCGCAAGCCTACACCTGCCTTTTCAGCCAAAACAGGCTGCGTGAGACCGGATGTATTTCTCATTTGTTTTACAAAAGAAGATAGATTCATTTTATACCTTTTAGGGTACAAATATACTTATTTTTTTAAATTTTATACCACATAGGGTATAAATTTGTTTATTTTTATTGTTTTGTACCCTATCGGGTATATTTTTGGACTTTTAGTTATAATTATACCTGTTGGGGTATAAATTTACCAAAAAGTTACCTTTACCTATGAACTAAAGCGGAATTATTTTACTTCATTAACCCCAGTGCGGGCCACAAGGCCTGGCTGTTTGTGGGTGAGATCAGAGTGAAATATGCATTGAATAGGAAACGAACTTAGAAGATGCTTCTTCGAAAGGTGAAAGCCTCAATTAAAATTTGAATTCAGGATTTAATACAATTCTTAGCTGGTTAATAATAAATATTTAGTTTAAAATTTACTCTCCAATCACTCGGATCTTTTCTTCCCAGACCCCCTGCTCTGATTGAATCTTAAGGATATAAACTCCCTCGGTCAGATTGGGTGGAAGCGAATAAATATATCATATTCTCTGATCTAAATTCGAACATAAAAATTTAGCCATTTATGATAGAACCAGCCCTTCAGTAAGACTGCATTTATGTTTGGCTACACCAACTCCTTCCTCAATCTTGCTACAGGAATGTTGAGTTGCTCGCGATACTTGGCGATGGTGCGGCGTGCGATGTTGTATCCTTTTCTGAGCAACATTTCTTTGAGCTTTTCGTCGCTCAGGGGTTTGCGCTTGCTTTCTTTCTGGATGAGTTCTGAGAGAATTTTTTTGACCTCAATGGTAGAGACCTCGTCTCCTTCCTCATTTTGCAATGACTCCGAGAAAAAATCTTTTAATCTTTTGGTTCCGAATTCAGTCTGCACAAACTTGCTGTTGGCAACCCGCGATACGGTGGATATGTCCAGACTGGTAATGTCTGCGATGTCCTTGAGGATCATCGGTCTTAGTTTTTTCTGATCCCCTGTCAAAAAATATTCTTTCTGGAATTGCATGATGGCGTACATGGTCCTGAACAAGGTGTCCTGTCTCTGACGAATGGCGTCGATAAACCACTTGGCACCTTCGATCTTCTGTTTGATAAACATGACCGCTTCCTTCTCTTTTTTTCCATTGTTGCCGGCTTTCTTTTGGTCATTGTAGTCGCGCAGCATGTCAAGGTAGTGGTCGTTGATCTTAAGGTCCGGGGCATTCTTGGAATTGACCAGTAAATCCAGTTCACCGTCTCGGTTTTGTACGGTAAAATCAGGAACGATGTAATGACCCATCACAGAATTAACGGACAAAGGATCGACGTATCCGGACGATGGTTTTGGATTGAGTTTTAATATTTCATCAAGGGCGGCTTTCAACTGTGTTTCAGTCAAATTGAGTGAACGCTGCAGGCGTGTGTAGTGCTTTTTGGTAAACTCCTCAAAATATTTTTCCAGGATGGTCTCCGCAAGCTTTAAAATTTTGTTTTTAATTTTTTTGGTTTCCGTTTTGATCTTTGCCCTGATTTGCAAAAGCAGACATTCTTGCAAATCTCTCGCTCCTACACCCGGAGGATCAAAAGATTGGATCATTTTCAATATCTGGGTGATCTCCGCTTCGTTGGTATCTAAATTTTGTGCAAAAACCAAATCGTCGATAATGGCAGAAGGCTCTCTTCTGAGATAGCCATCATCATCAATAGAACCCACAATTTGCAAAGCGATCTTGTATTGGTCCTCCCCTCTTAAAGGCAACAATCCAATTTGCTTTTCCAAATGATCGTGAAAGGTATTTTCAACCGCATAGGGAGTGCTTTTCTGTTCTTCAATCTCCCCATTGTACTCATCGGTTCTGTACTTATAGGAAGCGGTATCGTCTTCTAAGTATTGATTGAGGTATTCATCAAAATCATCTCCGGAAGATTCCAGCATCGGATCTGTCTCTTCAAAATCCTGTTGGTCAGCGCTGAAGTCATCTGCAGACAATTCTGCATCATTTTCTATTTCAAATTGCTCTGGTTCTTCTCCGGATTCATTGCCCTCTTCCAGGGCAGGATTTTGCTCCAATTCTTCTTTAATTCTCTGGTCCAATATAGCCGTTGGAATCTGAAGCAGCTTCATCAATTGAATTTGCTGAGGAGATAATTTCTGGAGTAGTTTTTGACTGAGTTGTTGTCTGATCATGATTAAAGCCGATAAGTTAAAACAATCGTTGTAAAATAATGGTTCCGTTAATGTTCATTTCTCCGGAAGGGCAAATGTATAAATTTTTAAACATATTATAATTTTTTTTAATACATTAATTATTTTATATGAGCAGAAACGAAGCCATTCAGGCCCTCCGGCAGAAAATGTCCGTCCACGGAATCGATGTTTATATCATTCCCACCGCCGACCCCCATCAGAGTGAATACGTACCCGATCATTACGGAGGCAGGGCATGGATTACCGGATTTAACGGCTCCGCAGGAACTGCCCTCATCAGCCAAAACCACGCAGGATTGTGGACGGATTCCCGTTATTTTTTACAAGCAGAGTCAGAATTGGCAGGATCTGAGTTCGTTCTGCATCCACTAAAGGTACAGACGCAGGCTGAGTATCTGGATTGGTGTCTGGAGCATCTGAGTCCAGGACAAGTGGTAGCTTGTGATTTCTGGTCTCTGTCCTTTGGTCAATTGGCCTCTTTTGATCAAAAACTAAAGGATGCTGGCTTACAGCTAAAGGATAGCGGGGATTTGTTACAGGGAATCTGGGCCGACAGGCCGGACCTGCCGCATGCAGCTGTTTACGAATACGAAGAAAGATTTGCCGGAGAAAGCCGTAGTTCCAAACTGGAGCACATGCGAAAACAAATGGCGGAGCGAAAGATAAAATACCTTCTGGTCAGCGCGTTGGATGAGATCGCCTGGTTGCTTAATCTGCGCGGCAGCGATGTGCACTGCAATCCCGTATTTATGGCTTATGTCCTGATCTCTGAAAAGGATGCCTGCTTGTTTATAGAAGAAGGTAAACTCAGGGCAGACTCCCGAACTGCACTTCATTCTGCCGGAATAAGTCTCAAACCTTACGATCAGATTTTAGAGAGCATCCGTCAAATTAGTCAGGATCCAATCTGGATCGACCCTAACACATTGAATGCCAAAATCAGTCTGCAAATTGGAAAGGGACAAATGCATTCCGCTCCCAGTCCGGTGATGCTTGCAAAGGCCGTAAAAAATCAAGTGGAAATCAATCACATTCGCAGGGTGATGGAAAAGGATGGTTGTGCCTTGATCAAAGCTTTTATGTGGCTTGAAGAAGCATTGCAATCCGGACAAAATCCCAGCGAATACCAATTTGCACAAATGATAAAGTCTTTCAGAGCCGGCCAAAAAGATTATGTGGGCGAAAGTTTTGATGCAATTGTTGGGTATGAATCCAACGGTGCCATCATTCATTACAGGCCCGATGCCCATCAGTCCAAAAAAATACATCCTCAGGGTATCCTTTTGGTGGATTCTGGAGGTCAATACCTGGACGGAACCACCGACATCACACGAACCATTGCTCTTTCTCCTCCGATGGAGGAAGTCAGGAAAGCCTATACGGCGGTTTTGATGGGAAATATTGCATTGAGCAGAGCCGTTTTCCCCACAGGCACCAAAGGCATTCAATTGGATGTATTGGCCAGGCAATATCTGTGGCAGCATCATTTGAATTATGCGCATGGCACAGGTCATGGTGTAGGATTTTTTATGAATGTACACGAACCTCCACAGGGATTTGTAGCTGTATGGAATCAAAGGGGCAGTGCCGATTTGCTGCCGGGCATGCTCACTTCCAATGAACCCGGATTTTACAAAGTGGGATCTTATGGAATCAGAATTGAAAATTTGGTCTTGACCACTCCAGCCACCCAGACGGAAGAGCTAGAGTTTCTCAAATTTGAAACGGTCACCTTGTTCCCTTTGGATACCCAGCTCATATCCTTCGCAGATTTGGACAGGCATTCCATCGATTGGATCAATGCCTATCACACAGAAGTCTTTCAAAGATTGTCGCCTTATTTGGATGAAAGGGAAAAAACATGGTTGGAAAATAAATGCAAACCATTGTAACGATATCAAATTATCCACCAACACAACATAAAATGTCAAAACAAAACACTTTGTATTTTTTATGCTTTTCGGCATTTCTTTTATTAAATGCATGCAAGAGCAAACAAAATCAAGCCCCTCCTGAAAATGTAGATTTTCGTGGAGCCAAAGATTATTCCAGGTATGGAACCAGATATGTGATGGATACGGTCAACAGCATTGTCAGATGGCTTGGTTCAAAGCCTACCGGTACTCACAACGGAACTATTTTGCTCAGCAAGGGAGAGGTATTTACCCAAAGCGATGGCAGCGTATTGGGTGGGATGGTCTGGCTAAATATGAAAACCATCGAGTGTACTGATATCACTGATCCGGATGATAAAAAAGACATGGAAGAACATCTCAAATCGGATGAATTTTTTGATGTGGACTCTTTTCCGATGGCAGAATTTTTTATTGATTCCTTCCAAATCGTGAAAGAAGAAAATACAAATACCCATGTTTTTGGACAGCTGACCATTAAGGGAATATCCCATGGTCTGATCATTAAAGCTCAAATCAGTATGGCAGAAGATTTGATGATGATCGAGGTGCCGGAATTTACCATTGACCGAACCAAATGGAACATTAACTACAAATCAAAATCTGTTTTTCCGTCATTGGCCGATCAGTTTATATCCGATGAAATTACAGTGTCCATGACCTTGCTTGCCATTCAACAATAACCAACAAATTCAATCCATGAAAGCTCTGATCACCGGCGCTGGTAAAGGAATAGGGAAAGCCATTGCCTTCAAACTTGCCAAAGATGGTCTGGATCTTGTGTTGACCTCAAGAAATAGATATGAACTGGAGGAGTTGAAAAATAAGCTTCACACATCCGCTCCAAAAATTCAAATCGACTTGATGGTATCTGATCTCTCTCAACAGGATGAAATACAAAAATTGATCTTTCATATCCGAACAGCTCATTCAGATTTATCTGTTCTCATCAACAATGCTGGAGTTTTTACACCCGGCACCATTGCTGACGGAGAAGAAATGATTTTGAAAGAAATGATGTCGGTTAATTTTTACGCCCCCTTTTATCTGACCAGAGGATTGTTGTCTATTTTTCTTGAACAGAAAAAAGGTCACATCATCAATATTTGTTCGATCGCCGGTCTTGACCCATATCCCCGTGCAGGAATGTATTGCATTTCAAAATTTGCCATGCAGGGATTTAGTCGCTGTCTCAGGGATGAATTAAAAGACAAGGGAATCAAGGTCTGCACGATTTATCCGGGAGCCACCTGGTCCAATTCCTGGGAGGGCTCTGAGCTGCCAGAATCCAGAATTATGCAGGCATCGGATGTAGCAGAAGTGGTTTCTTCCGCCATCAAATTAAGTCCAAACGCTGTTATGGAAGAAATTGTATTAAGACCCCAATTAGGCGATCTCCCATGACAGAGCATCCTTTTATTCCTTATCATCCCTTGCAGTGGGATGAAGAAACAATGCTAAACAGGGCAAAAGAGTATTACCAACTTTTAAACCACCGAAGGAGCATTCGCCATTTCAGCGATCGGGAAATACCTGATCAGCTGATTGACTTCATCATATCCACAGCAGGAACAGCCCCATCCGGAGCGAACAAACAACCCTGGACCTTTTGTGTAGTGAAAGATCCTGTCATCAAATCAAGGATCCGCATCGCTGCAGAAAAAGAAGAATACGAAAGTTATCAATCGAGAATGTCTGCCGAATGGTTGGAAGATCTGGCGCCATTGGGCACCGAATGGCGGAAACCCTTTTTGGAAATTGCACCTGTATTAATTGTCGTCTTTAGAAAAACACACGATCTGTACGGCGATCAAAAAAGGAAAAATTATTATGTCCAGGAGTCGGTTGGAATCGCATCAGGAATTTTGTTGTCAGCGATCCACCAGGCTGGATTGGTGTCGCTCACACACACCCCCAGTCCGATGAACTTCCTCCAGGAAATTTTGCAGAGACCAGAGAACGAAAAACCATTTTTACTCATTCCAATAGGTTATCCTGCGGTGGATGCGATGGTACCGGATATCCGCCGAAAAGCTTTGGATGAAATCAGAATTAAATACCCATGAAACTTTCCTCGTTGATGCTCCAGCAAACCCTGACCGGACATCTGGGAGGAGTATATTGCCTGGTCGATGGAATGCGTGATGGATGTTTTTACAGTGCAGGAAGTGATGGACACATCGTCGAATGGAATCCTAAGCAATCATCTCACGGCAAAGCCCTTGCCACGACGGAAGACGCCATATTTGCAATGTCCGTTGATCCTGAATCTTCGAAAATCTACGCCGGAACAAAAAGTGGATTTTTATTTGTGATCCAATTTGGAGAAAATGCCTCTCCCAGAAAAATGGTTTTCCACCAATCTTCCATTCACAGTCTCCTTAAAATTAAAGAACATCTCTATGCTTTTTCTGCAGATGGCAGAATGTCTGTTTGGTCGGAAGAAATGAAACTCCTCCATGCATTTGAAGTGGGTCCTTATAAATTGAGAAAAGCCATCTACATCCAAGAATTGGATCAAATTGTTTTTTCAGATGGGTCTGCACATCTTTGGTCCTATCATTTGTCCCATCAAAAGCTGCAAAAAGAAATTCTGATTCCAGGAATCAGGATGGCCTTTAGCCTATTGTACGATGCGAAGAATAAAATCCTATTGGCAGGTGGAATGGATGCCCGGATCCACCGATTGTCTTTGCCTCCAATCAGAACCCTTGGCAATCCTGTTAAAGCGCATTGGTACACCATCAACGAGCTGGTGGGTATGGAGCCTTATGGATGGATGGCCAGTGCGAGCAGAGACAAAAGCATCCGAATCTGGAACCTGTCAGACCTAAGTTTGTTAAAAGACCTTGCGGCTTCCAAAGAAGGGAGCCATACATTCTCTGTCAACAGCCTGCTCTGGATCAGATCTCTTGATATCCTGGTGTCAGCGTCAGACGATGGAAGTATCAAATGCTGGAAACCTGTTATCGAATTATGATTCTTACGGATAAAAAAATATTGGAAGCCATTGACCGCGGAGACATTCGGATTGATCCCTTTGATCCAGCTTGTCTGGGCACCAATTCTTATGATGTGCATTTGGGAGAGACCCTTGCAGTGTATGCCCAGCGTGAATTAGACGCCAAATCACACAATCCAATCAATCATTTCCGCATTCCCGAATCTGGATTTGTGTTGCAGCCCGGTATCTTGTATCTCGGCGTAACCCTGGAATACACGGAAACACACAGCACAGTGCCCTTTTTGGAAGGAAAATCAAGTGTGGGTCGCTTGGGAATAGACATTCACGCCACGGCGGGAAAAGGTGATGTCGGTTTTTGCAACCACTGGACCCTGGAGATCAGCTGTGTCCAACCGGTGCGGGTGTACAAGGGCATGCCCATCGGGCAGTTGATTTACTTTCAGGTCGATGGTGAGATCCATCATTTTTACAATAAAAAGCCGGGTGCCAAATACAATCAGCGCACCGATAAGCCGGTGGAAAGTATGATGTGGAAGAATAAGTTTTGATCGTATGGCTCATTTCGAGTAATTTTGCAATCCATGTGGTATAAAACCAAACATAAATTTAAATCCAAAAAAAAATCGGACTTTCGGAGTTTGATATTGATTTTGGTTTATGTGTTTGGTTGGTCCTTATCCACCCTTTCATTTCTCCACAACCACCACCATCATTCCTGCGATCATTCGGTGGCTCACGATATCACTGCAGAATCTGATCCATGCCATAGAAGTATTTTCCATGCTGACAAAGTAAATGGATGCAAGCACGACGGGCATTTTCAAAATACAAAGAAAGAGTGTTTTTTATGCAGCGATCACTTTGCATCAGATGTGCTGATATCTAAAATTTTTCTTTTTAGAAAACTGGATTTTTCAAAAGAAACTTATTGCAATTTTTACGACCATAGCAGCTCTCGTACTTCCACCACTCAACTCACCCGAGGTCCTCCTTATCTCATTTGATTTTAATCTATTTCCATTTAGAATGATCAAATAATTCATTGATCTTTTTCCGATGACCTGAGTCTTCGGTTTATTTATTTTTTTACCATTCAAATTAAATCAAATGAAAAATTTTCAATCGATATTCTTTTCTATTTTTTTATGTTCACTGATATTGACAGGCATCTCATCTTGTGGCGATGACTCCGATCACAATGAAGAGGAATTAATCACCAC
This window of the Saprospiraceae bacterium genome carries:
- a CDS encoding HipA domain-containing protein; the encoded protein is MNKQCLYCYKSLNGNEIDFHSTCSKKIFGIQLPPVLPFSENNINELAAQVIQSQTAVTGVQAKLSLHLASAEQPNLARRFTIVGMRGGYILKPPSPHYHQLPEVEDLTIHLASIAKIKVVPHSLIRLASGNLAYITKRIDRVKKEKLHMEDMCQLSERLTEDKYRGSYEQVARTILKYSATPGLDVINFFELVLFSFLTGNADMHLKNFSLIHQSGLGPVFSPAYDLVATALVNPTDDEDLALTLNGRKKKINRNDFISAFNTLGLESKQQQNIFQKMERAKPSWFDFIDISFLNDEMKTAYKNLVNDRFERLNPNP
- a CDS encoding HipA N-terminal domain-containing protein — encoded protein: MRRAEIKMHNDLAGWLKEDENGYHFQYAAAYLRTKDPMPISLTLPLQEKEFTSKVLFSFFDGLIPEGLLLDIAEKNWKLNSRDRMGLLLACCKDCIGAVAVHPLEENEV
- a CDS encoding helix-turn-helix transcriptional regulator, whose translation is MNLSSFVKQMRNTSGLTQPVLAEKAGVGLRFVRELEQGKETLRLDKVNQVLKLFGYKMGPIKSEQPTTNIQSS
- the rpoN gene encoding RNA polymerase factor sigma-54, producing the protein MIRQQLSQKLLQKLSPQQIQLMKLLQIPTAILDQRIKEELEQNPALEEGNESGEEPEQFEIENDAELSADDFSADQQDFEETDPMLESSGDDFDEYLNQYLEDDTASYKYRTDEYNGEIEEQKSTPYAVENTFHDHLEKQIGLLPLRGEDQYKIALQIVGSIDDDGYLRREPSAIIDDLVFAQNLDTNEAEITQILKMIQSFDPPGVGARDLQECLLLQIRAKIKTETKKIKNKILKLAETILEKYFEEFTKKHYTRLQRSLNLTETQLKAALDEILKLNPKPSSGYVDPLSVNSVMGHYIVPDFTVQNRDGELDLLVNSKNAPDLKINDHYLDMLRDYNDQKKAGNNGKKEKEAVMFIKQKIEGAKWFIDAIRQRQDTLFRTMYAIMQFQKEYFLTGDQKKLRPMILKDIADITSLDISTVSRVANSKFVQTEFGTKRLKDFFSESLQNEEGDEVSTIEVKKILSELIQKESKRKPLSDEKLKEMLLRKGYNIARRTIAKYREQLNIPVARLRKELV
- a CDS encoding aminopeptidase P family protein translates to MSRNEAIQALRQKMSVHGIDVYIIPTADPHQSEYVPDHYGGRAWITGFNGSAGTALISQNHAGLWTDSRYFLQAESELAGSEFVLHPLKVQTQAEYLDWCLEHLSPGQVVACDFWSLSFGQLASFDQKLKDAGLQLKDSGDLLQGIWADRPDLPHAAVYEYEERFAGESRSSKLEHMRKQMAERKIKYLLVSALDEIAWLLNLRGSDVHCNPVFMAYVLISEKDACLFIEEGKLRADSRTALHSAGISLKPYDQILESIRQISQDPIWIDPNTLNAKISLQIGKGQMHSAPSPVMLAKAVKNQVEINHIRRVMEKDGCALIKAFMWLEEALQSGQNPSEYQFAQMIKSFRAGQKDYVGESFDAIVGYESNGAIIHYRPDAHQSKKIHPQGILLVDSGGQYLDGTTDITRTIALSPPMEEVRKAYTAVLMGNIALSRAVFPTGTKGIQLDVLARQYLWQHHLNYAHGTGHGVGFFMNVHEPPQGFVAVWNQRGSADLLPGMLTSNEPGFYKVGSYGIRIENLVLTTPATQTEELEFLKFETVTLFPLDTQLISFADLDRHSIDWINAYHTEVFQRLSPYLDEREKTWLENKCKPL
- a CDS encoding YceI family protein, which produces MSKQNTLYFLCFSAFLLLNACKSKQNQAPPENVDFRGAKDYSRYGTRYVMDTVNSIVRWLGSKPTGTHNGTILLSKGEVFTQSDGSVLGGMVWLNMKTIECTDITDPDDKKDMEEHLKSDEFFDVDSFPMAEFFIDSFQIVKEENTNTHVFGQLTIKGISHGLIIKAQISMAEDLMMIEVPEFTIDRTKWNINYKSKSVFPSLADQFISDEITVSMTLLAIQQ
- a CDS encoding SDR family oxidoreductase — protein: MKALITGAGKGIGKAIAFKLAKDGLDLVLTSRNRYELEELKNKLHTSAPKIQIDLMVSDLSQQDEIQKLIFHIRTAHSDLSVLINNAGVFTPGTIADGEEMILKEMMSVNFYAPFYLTRGLLSIFLEQKKGHIINICSIAGLDPYPRAGMYCISKFAMQGFSRCLRDELKDKGIKVCTIYPGATWSNSWEGSELPESRIMQASDVAEVVSSAIKLSPNAVMEEIVLRPQLGDLP
- a CDS encoding nitroreductase family protein — protein: MTEHPFIPYHPLQWDEETMLNRAKEYYQLLNHRRSIRHFSDREIPDQLIDFIISTAGTAPSGANKQPWTFCVVKDPVIKSRIRIAAEKEEYESYQSRMSAEWLEDLAPLGTEWRKPFLEIAPVLIVVFRKTHDLYGDQKRKNYYVQESVGIASGILLSAIHQAGLVSLTHTPSPMNFLQEILQRPENEKPFLLIPIGYPAVDAMVPDIRRKALDEIRIKYP
- a CDS encoding dCTP deaminase: MILTDKKILEAIDRGDIRIDPFDPACLGTNSYDVHLGETLAVYAQRELDAKSHNPINHFRIPESGFVLQPGILYLGVTLEYTETHSTVPFLEGKSSVGRLGIDIHATAGKGDVGFCNHWTLEISCVQPVRVYKGMPIGQLIYFQVDGEIHHFYNKKPGAKYNQRTDKPVESMMWKNKF